The following coding sequences are from one Thermodesulforhabdaceae bacterium window:
- a CDS encoding ferredoxin-thioredoxin reductase catalytic domain-containing protein: MTPEELYEKLKPIQEAKGYFFNKDKNMVMQLLEGLLINKERYGYMSCPCRLASGDREKDKDIICPCIYREPDVKEYGSCYCGLYVSKEWNEGLIPHVYVPERRPVK; the protein is encoded by the coding sequence ATGACCCCTGAAGAACTTTACGAAAAACTCAAACCTATTCAGGAAGCCAAGGGATATTTCTTCAACAAAGATAAAAATATGGTTATGCAACTTCTTGAAGGACTCCTTATAAACAAGGAGCGTTATGGATACATGAGCTGTCCATGCAGGCTAGCTAGTGGAGATAGAGAAAAGGATAAGGATATTATATGCCCTTGCATTTATAGAGAGCCTGACGTTAAAGAGTATGGAAGTTGTTATTGTGGGCTCTATGTATCTAAAGAATGGAATGAGGGGCTGATTCCTCATGTTTATGTGCCAGAAAGAAGGCCTGTAAAGTAG
- a CDS encoding TIGR02757 family protein encodes MKTERISEVLALIPRVYRVYHHREFIGFDPVGFLQLYANKEDREIVALVAALLAFGRVEQIHQKVGKILELMVPSPRIWVERFKSSKWQHINFCHRFVKRNDLFGLFEGMKNIINVWGSLEACFGECWTKSESNLSKAVSLFRAILIGNNGGLKNHMLLPDPSKKSPCKRWMLFLRWMVRCDEIDPGGWKCPAPKDLIVPVDVHMERVARRLELSKHRTIDWVMAVEITETLKLLDPEDPVKYDFSLTRWSMDGFPELE; translated from the coding sequence ATGAAGACTGAACGCATTTCGGAGGTTCTTGCTCTTATTCCCAGAGTTTATCGGGTGTATCACCATCGTGAGTTTATAGGTTTTGATCCTGTAGGTTTTTTACAGCTTTATGCCAATAAAGAAGACAGAGAGATTGTGGCTTTAGTTGCGGCTTTGCTGGCGTTTGGTCGAGTTGAACAGATTCACCAAAAAGTGGGAAAGATTCTGGAACTAATGGTGCCAAGTCCAAGAATATGGGTAGAACGGTTTAAATCTTCCAAATGGCAACACATAAACTTCTGCCACAGATTTGTTAAGCGAAACGATCTTTTTGGATTGTTTGAAGGAATGAAAAATATCATCAATGTTTGGGGAAGCCTTGAAGCATGCTTTGGGGAATGCTGGACAAAGAGTGAGTCCAATCTAAGCAAAGCTGTTAGTCTCTTCAGAGCTATCCTTATTGGAAATAACGGCGGCTTAAAAAATCACATGCTTCTACCCGATCCATCTAAAAAAAGCCCCTGTAAAAGATGGATGTTGTTTCTGAGATGGATGGTGCGCTGCGATGAAATTGATCCTGGAGGATGGAAATGTCCTGCTCCAAAAGACCTTATTGTTCCCGTGGATGTTCACATGGAGCGAGTCGCACGCAGACTTGAGCTTTCAAAACATAGAACCATAGATTGGGTTATGGCTGTAGAGATTACTGAAACACTCAAACTGCTAGACCCCGAAGATCCCGTAAAATATGATTTTTCTCTAACGCGATGGAGCATGGACGGATTTCCAGAACTGGAATAG
- a CDS encoding glutaredoxin family protein, translating into MAKKVMLYALSTCIHCRNTKEFLKECGVEYDCIDVDTLSGEERERVVEEVRKLNPSLTFPTLVIGDEVIVGFRKEKIEEALNK; encoded by the coding sequence ATGGCTAAAAAAGTTATGCTTTATGCTCTGAGCACCTGCATCCATTGTCGAAATACCAAAGAATTTTTGAAAGAATGTGGAGTAGAGTATGACTGTATTGACGTGGATACCTTAAGCGGTGAAGAACGAGAACGTGTTGTGGAGGAAGTGAGAAAGCTCAATCCCAGCCTTACCTTCCCTACTCTGGTCATTGGAGATGAAGTAATCGTTGGCTTCAGAAAAGAGAAAATTGAGGAGGCGCTGAACAAATGA